CCCATGTCGCGGCGTGTATATAATCCGCACCCGGGCCATGATCTGGAGGCGCGGTTTAGCTGGAGACTGGGCTTGTCTTGTGTTGGAGATCTGGTGGAACATGAGCAcagtgagctgagctgagctgagctgagctgagcttctCGCAGGAGATTGTGGTGGCCGCCGTGTCCGGGAATCAGTTGCAGCTCGCAGTCTTTTCTGAAACTGGCGAAGGtcagattattattattttttgtttgtttgtatcgCTCGCTggatttcttttctttttttcctccccTGTTGTACTTTAGCTGCCGGACTCGCTGAAGTAAGCGAGACTTAATCGTTTGACTGTGTGAGCCGGTTAATcgttggtggggggtgggtggggtggggtggggtggggtggggggtggggtggggggtggggggtgggtggggtggggtggtgtgggatgagggggatggtgaagtggggtgaggtggggtgggggtggtgtgtgtgggggtggtggtgtgtgggggtggtggtgtgtatggggggggtggtgtgtatggggggggtggtgtgtatggggggggtggaggtgaggtggtggaggtgaggtggtggggggtggtgtgaggggtgggtgtgggggggggggtgaggtggggtggggggttgttggtgaggtaggtgggtggggggtgggtgggggtggtgtgtggggggggtggtttgtATGGTGGGGTAGGAGGTGGtgtggggtgaggtgggtggggggtggtgtggggggggggggtgaggtggggtgggggggtgttggtgaggtgggtggggggtggagtgaggggtggTGGGATgagggggaagagaaagaaagaaatggctcctacagacaaTATAAACGTGTGTGCAGATCTTTACAAGATTGGTGCCCGGCAGGCAGCGCTGGGAAGTTGTCTCCACTGTGAGTGCTAACTaatattggtgtgtgtgtgttgcagcaCCCGGAGATGGCGGAACATATAATGATGTCGGTGAATCCAGGGCGGTTTTCCGACGGCTCCAATGGACTTCAGAGCTACCGGATGGGTTTAAACGGACTGCAGGGCCCGCCGCTGGCACAGCCGGGCTTGAGACGAGAGCAGATGCTTCACTACAGCGGGGCTAACATGGACAGCGGGGCGGTGGGGAGGTCGAGGCCCGGCATGGCCAACATGACAGGCGGGATGGTCCATCACCAGATGCCGGCCAACGTGATGTACAGCAGCcagcaacagcaacaacaacaacagcaacaacaacagcagcagcagcagcagcagcagcagcagcaacagcagttcCTGGACAGTCTCAGCCCACAGCAGCTGATGGCCACTGTACACCTACAGAAACTCAACAACCAGTATCACGGGCACCCGCTGATGGCGATGAACAGCGGCTTGGCCCAGGGGAACAGTCCACAGTACCGCGGCTCGCTGGCTCAGTCTCCGCTCCCTACTCTCCCCCACGCCGCCTCCCCGGCTCTCTCCTTGAACGTTATGGACACCGACCTGATCGACGAGGACGTGTTGACGTCTCTCGTGTTGGAACTGGGGTTAGACCGCATTCAAGAACTGCCCGAGCTGTGGCTGGGACAGAACGAGTTCGATTTCATTTCAGACTTTGTTCACAAGCAGCACCAGAGCACAGTGAcctgctgagagagagagagagagagagagacacacacaaaatctaacaatcacacacacacacacacaccaaattacacacacacaatctcacacacacacacacacaatcacacacacacaccaaattacacacacacacaatctcactcacacaatcacacacacaccaaattacacacacacgcacacaccacaatcacacacacacacacacacacacacacacacacacaatcacacacacacacacacactcgcacacacacagggacaacgAGTTTTCAACAacacaagcagaaaaaaaaacacttaaaaaaattatatatatatatatgatttttCTTTTGTGGATCGCCGGTTACAAACATTGGGAATTTTGCACTGCAAATGGTGTCCGGTTTCTCCGGAGAGAGCGTGTGGCAAACCCGCACAGCGTTACTCTTTAAAGAGACACTCAAgccctttgttgttttttttgtttctctcccccctcccatctctctctctgctcgGTCTGTGTTTTGTTCCTTGAAGTTTGCTTAAACAACGCACGTCTGCCTCGtggaaaacaaatttaaaaaaataataataatccgCATCAAAATATCCCTGACCCTCTCCAAGATTGGTAGAAGATTTGTTAACCTGCGATTGCAATCTGCTTCATTACAAAACGAAAAGGTACTTTAGTGGAAAATGCAGTCTCGACGTTTGCATTGAAACTCATCATCTATTAAttgatttccttttttttaaaaaccacaaaCAGCTCTGATCCTCTGCAATTATGTCGCATGGGttgatatatataatatatatatatatattggtctGGATAAGAAGACCATAAGGGCCATTGTTTCTTGAGAGTAACAGCGATCCAAGTCGGAGGGGAACTTGAGACTCCAGTCAGAACTTTCACCATTGTTCAGCCCTCAATTGGAAACTTGACTGCAGCAACGTGGGGTATtaaatgtatttgtgtgtgtgcgtgtgtgtttaaagaagaaatattatttttaaacaaaGTAGTTTCTGAGGGGAGCTGTTTACGACTGATGCAATCGTGTATGATGTTTAACTATTACGAACCAGACCAATATAAAGTAGAACTGTACTTTCTTGTCTCTATCTtaaggttttttttttgctttgggaTTGCTTACATTTTGTCCACCACCGGTTGCGACCGCCATCTCCTGTTTCGTTCGGGTTAGTAAACTCCAGCTCCTCATTGTTGATCAATGAGGCGAGActtttaaagcaaaaaaaaaaaaaaaaaaacccacaaaaaataaataaagacgTTTCATTTAAAGTTACTcgaacttcttttttttttcctcgaATATTTTTCATTGGCCTCAACCCAATGTAGcaaaggttttaaaaaaaaaattgcattcagAAATAGCGTGAGTAGAACTTGATATTAGGTTTAAGATGTAGaaattaggaactgcagatgctggtttgcaacaaaagaaatgggacaaagtgctggagtaactcagcggggtcaggcaacatctcaatctgaggatgggtcccgaccctaaacgtcacctatccatgttttccagagatgcagcctgacccacgaggttctccagcactctgtctatttttaaaattcttttaaaatttagttttttttaaaagacacagagtgctggagtaactcggcaggtcaggcagcttctctggagaacatgcatcacCTAATCGGAGATGctgccgacctgctgagttcctccagcactttgcaccttttttttttgcaaacagaatctgcagttccttatatctatACTTCTAAAGTATCTTCAGAAATGGTTTTAATAGTGATTTGGTGGAAATTCACTAATTTTGAACTTTTATTTCCAAATGGAAaccagtttcaatagacaataggtgcgggagtaggccattcggcccttcgagctagcaccgccattcaatgtgatcatggctgatcatccagctcagtaacctgtacctgccttctctccataccccctaacgtGAAAAAATTGTAGAACTTGTTTTTAGTTGCAACAGAAGGCGGTggaagcaaagtcagtggatatttttaaggtggaaattgatagatactggatcagttcgggtgtcaggggttatggggagaaggcaggagaatgaggttgagcgggaaagatagatcagccatgattgaatggcagagtagatttgatgggccgaatggcctaatattgctcctatcacttatgaaattgtGAGTTCAAATTCAAGTAGATAAATTAAAAGTCTCAAGATCAAGGCCTCTGATTCTCCTAATAACCCATCTGgttcactgagtttagtttagttgtggtttagtttattattgtcatgtgctaaggtacagtgaaaagtgtttgttGCATGGTACCAAGTCAggtttaaaacatagaaaataggtgcaggaggaggccatttggcccttcgagccagcaccgccattcattgtgatcatggctgatggtccacaatcagtaacctgtgcctgccttctccccatctcccttgattccgctagcccctagagctctatctaactctcttttgaattcatccagtgaattggcctccactgccctctgtggcagagaatttcacaaatgcacaactctctgggtgaaaaggtttcttctcacctcagtttttaaatggTTTTAACTAGGACAATAAGATTTCTACAACTTTGGTAAAAGCTGCTTCCTGATAAGAACAGGAATTAAGTTGAGCTAAAAGTTGCCCAACTGCCTGTAAAGTACCTGTGCTCTACTAATGAAGAAATTGAGTTTGATAGTATTGTGTTTTCAGTAAAATTAAATCTTTATGCTCTTTCTCACAAATCCTTTTTCTGAAATGTGATCTGCTGATCAGTTAAATATAATCAATGTACAACAAACGGCAGAGATAAACAGCTGGTAGACTCGGCACGTAACTTTTGAGTTTAACATTGAATTTCAGGGATGAAATTTGggattttaaatttatttcccCTTTTCAGTCTGAGCGCGAGGATCTTTTATGTTCATATCTCATTGATTAAAAAGCAGCAAAttaaattttgaatccaattggagTGCCTATAGAAATTGTGAGGCGGATTGATCTTGTTACTTGTTAGCATCTTGTGTTttaatcacagcgccagagacctgggttcgatccagactacaggtgctgcctgtgtgagaatgtgtacattctccacatgggtttcctcccacatcccaaagatttatgGGTTTATTGGCCCTctttaaattccccctagtgtgtggagagtggatgagagagtcgggcaacatagaactaatatgggtaggcccaaaatgctggagtaactcagcgcgtcaggcagcattttgtgtcaaagctgcctgtcccgctgagttactccagcactttgtgtctaccttcgatttaaaccagcatctgcagttctgtcctacacagaaCTAACATGAATGGGTGTtaaatggttggcatgggctgaagggcctttccatgtggtatctctgATCTGAACTAATTACCTTTACCCCATGAGAGTATTTCAAAATATGGAAATAACATCGACTTTTGACATCCTTTGCGTTTTCTGTTCTAGGTGTCTGATAACACCGCCATTATCAATGTGGCTATTCCCATTGTCAAAATAACACGGGTACCTCACCAGGAACTTGGTGCTTTGGGATGCTGATCGCAATCATGTATCTATGAATATAGAcacgaagctggagtaactcagcgggtcagacagcatctctggagaaaaggaatagctctggagatgctgcctgtcctgctgagttactccacctttttgtgtctatcttcggtttaaaccagcatctgcacagatATCTGATTATTGGTGCATAAACTAAGAGGCTGCAAACATGCAGGTGCACTCCAATTTCTAGGTCGGTGGCTAGATGCAAATGTTGGTTTTGTTGCTTTCTGAAGCATTGTTGTACCATCGTAACCACTACCCGACTGATATTATCCGGAGGTAGTGTTATTTACAATATCCGCAGGTGTTAGAAAGTCCATTG
The Rhinoraja longicauda isolate Sanriku21f chromosome 27, sRhiLon1.1, whole genome shotgun sequence DNA segment above includes these coding regions:
- the cited4b gene encoding cbp/p300-interacting transactivator 4b, with protein sequence MAEHIMMSVNPGRFSDGSNGLQSYRMGLNGLQGPPLAQPGLRREQMLHYSGANMDSGAVGRSRPGMANMTGGMVHHQMPANVMYSSQQQQQQQQQQQQQQQQQQQQQQQQFLDSLSPQQLMATVHLQKLNNQYHGHPLMAMNSGLAQGNSPQYRGSLAQSPLPTLPHAASPALSLNVMDTDLIDEDVLTSLVLELGLDRIQELPELWLGQNEFDFISDFVHKQHQSTVTC